The proteins below are encoded in one region of Atribacteraceae bacterium:
- a CDS encoding TIM barrel protein: MTQVSPVHPTIDLHIGVKSDPIIYRYSYEWLFDLMAEEEIYHLQLGTFFELFSLPDGYFLRLKESAAQRGIVISSVFSAYRELGGFFSEDPDLRQVTIRNYRRLIEVAAVLGAASAGTSAGAVLRDRLSYREQGIRAYIEGMKDLLHYARDCGLSCLTSEPMSCYAEPPVSSREIRSLGEELVSYHRAHSSTTASYGYCSDVSHGWADRHEQIVEDNLTLFQASFPYLYEFHFKNTDKIYHKTFGFEPENLSHGIIDVRWIRKLLIEHRHVLPQETIVGYLEHPGPKLGRDYSDITLERSLRESLRHLKREFIG; the protein is encoded by the coding sequence ATGACCCAAGTGTCCCCTGTCCATCCTACCATCGATCTCCATATTGGTGTGAAAAGTGATCCGATCATATACCGCTATTCCTACGAGTGGTTGTTTGATTTGATGGCGGAAGAGGAGATTTATCACCTTCAGCTGGGAACGTTTTTCGAGTTGTTTTCTCTGCCCGATGGGTATTTTCTACGACTCAAGGAAAGTGCCGCACAACGGGGAATCGTCATCTCCAGTGTCTTCAGTGCCTATCGGGAACTGGGAGGATTTTTCTCCGAAGACCCGGATCTCCGTCAGGTGACGATTCGAAATTACCGGCGGTTGATCGAAGTGGCGGCGGTGCTGGGTGCCGCGTCGGCCGGAACTTCGGCGGGTGCTGTTTTGCGTGACCGCCTGTCTTACCGAGAACAGGGGATCCGCGCCTACATCGAAGGAATGAAAGATCTATTGCACTACGCCCGGGATTGTGGTCTGTCCTGTCTGACCAGTGAACCTATGTCCTGTTATGCCGAACCGCCGGTCAGTTCCCGGGAAATCCGTTCTCTCGGAGAAGAACTGGTGAGCTATCATCGGGCACATTCTTCAACAACGGCTAGCTATGGTTACTGTTCCGACGTGTCCCATGGCTGGGCCGACCGACATGAGCAGATCGTCGAGGATAACCTCACTCTCTTTCAGGCTTCATTTCCCTATCTTTACGAATTTCACTTCAAGAATACCGATAAAATCTACCACAAAACCTTCGGTTTCGAGCCGGAAAACCTCTCACATGGGATTATCGACGTTCGCTGGATTCGTAAGCTTCTGATCGAACATCGACATGTTCTCCCTCAGGAAACGATCGTCGGATATCTGGAACACCCCGGTCCCAAACTGGGACGCGACTATTCCGACATCACCCTGGAGCGGTCCCTCCGGGAATCCCTTCGCCATTTGAAACGGGAGTTTATTGGCTGA